A window of the Lactuca sativa cultivar Salinas chromosome 7, Lsat_Salinas_v11, whole genome shotgun sequence genome harbors these coding sequences:
- the LOC111882271 gene encoding uncharacterized protein LOC111882271, whose protein sequence is MDWYSWLSKTNLDPYLVYEYGRTFTHNELQRGDTLYFNHEFLQSMGVLVAKHRLEIINLARNNIGGCRKNGFSKIVSAIVKTRLLLSKKLGRFVSSKRSVNRPMNPFRPQWPSSNLRKNMGFGEVKEEKGKKMMKSGPLDGRLDESCMTPKRVFSVSGPMDVGNSPRIGIPCNMMNSGGEDDEMSSIWSMMFQDMKPT, encoded by the coding sequence ATGGATTGGTACTCATGGTTATCAAAAACAAATCTAGACCCATATTTAGTTTATGAATATGGAAGAACATTCACGCATAATGAGCTTCAAAGAGGAGACACGCTGTATTTCAACCACGAGTTTCTTCAAAGCATGGGAGTCTTGGTTGCCAAACACAGGTTAGAAATAATAAATCTTGCAAGAAACAACATAGGAGGGTGTCGCAAGAACGGTTTCTCCAAGATTGTGTCTGCCATTGTGAAGACAAGATTGCTTCTCTCCAAGAAACTTGGAAGATTTGTTTCAAGTAAACGGTCGGTTAATAGGCCCATGAATCCTTTTCGACCACAGTGGCCGAGTAGTAATTTAAGAAAGAACATGGGATTTGGGGAGGTTAAGGAAGAAAAAGGGAAGAAAATGATGAAATCTGGACCCTTGGATGGAAGATTAGATGAGAGTTGTATGACTCCGAAAAGGGTTTTTAGCGTTTCCGGGCCGATGGATGTGGGGAACAGTCCAAGGATTGGGATTCCGTGTAATATGATGAATTCAGGTGGTGAAGACGATGAGATGTCTTCTATTTGGTCTATGATGTTTCAAGATATGAAACCTACTTGA